The Sedimentisphaera salicampi genome includes a region encoding these proteins:
- a CDS encoding prepilin-type N-terminal cleavage/methylation domain-containing protein, with the protein MARTEKHKSGFTLIELLIVIAVTAMLISVLLPALASARQEAKSAVCKSRLRQMSLAANSYNNTYDGYFPLAYDFKKTDSGFLHINWDFIIKNSTTTKPGLLWMGESEPEIQQCPAFRGNSNTPSDSYTGYNYNTSYIGRGANETVSRPAKIEEISRPYRCAVFGDGEFSGGANKFMRSPEPSRFDKSFSGRNAGTQGYRHNGKTNIAWADGHVNSQKKCFAENSNATRSDIENLAEGTGFLSSDNSAYSLKP; encoded by the coding sequence ATGGCAAGAACAGAAAAACATAAATCAGGTTTCACGCTTATAGAGCTGCTTATAGTTATAGCCGTAACAGCTATGCTGATTTCAGTTCTACTTCCTGCGCTAGCTTCAGCGAGGCAGGAAGCTAAATCTGCTGTTTGCAAGAGCAGACTCAGGCAGATGTCTTTGGCTGCAAACTCATACAACAACACCTACGACGGCTATTTTCCCCTTGCCTACGATTTCAAAAAAACCGATTCTGGATTTTTGCACATCAACTGGGATTTTATAATCAAGAACTCAACTACGACTAAGCCTGGACTTCTCTGGATGGGCGAAAGCGAGCCTGAGATTCAGCAGTGCCCCGCTTTCAGGGGAAACTCAAACACCCCGTCAGACAGTTACACCGGCTACAATTACAATACCAGCTACATCGGCAGAGGGGCAAACGAAACCGTGAGCAGACCGGCTAAGATTGAAGAAATAAGCCGGCCTTACCGCTGCGCTGTGTTTGGAGACGGCGAATTTTCTGGGGGAGCAAACAAGTTTATGCGAAGCCCAGAGCCCAGCCGGTTTGACAAATCTTTCAGCGGAAGAAATGCAGGGACGCAAGGCTACCGGCACAACGGAAAAACCAATATTGCTTGGGCAGATGGACACGTGAATTCACAAAAAAAATGTTTTGCTGAAAACAGCAATGCGACCCGAAGCGATATTGAAAATCTGGCTGAGGGAACAGGATTTCTCTCCTCAGACAATTCTGCATACAGCCTCAAGCCATAA
- a CDS encoding trypsin-like peptidase domain-containing protein, translated as MKRSLFAAVLVSLIVPFSASAGMTDSFSNVVEKVNPAVVFIEVTQEREVVSSPFKEFDWIPWDRGQREAPEKEKQIIKGSGSGAIIDAEKGYVLTAAHVIKDVDAAVVHLPDGREFEAIDFIYDTQTDVGVVQIDTEGEKLPEISFGDSDEVKVGDWVLAMGSPLGEALANSVSAGIVSGKGRKSGILGKLGIENFIQTDAVINKGNSGGPLVNTDGEIIGINSNIISRTGFNAGLGFAVPSNIASDVVEKLITEGVIVRGWLGVTVSPLDAIEDEDMLEEIPERIMDRGGAYIVDVLDDGPADEADMEAGDIVLSINGEGVKDASELIKIISSMEPETEVEIQIFRDGEKEELEVTLGIRPGTGRQGGKGVVTGKDRETESFKKIGIAIERYNEQGEADFSEGAVVRYVRPDSIAEQFGIEVGDRIMEVNGEGFEEAEDFQELIEDADLEDGILLNVVTKNDKERKVYLKEF; from the coding sequence ATGAAACGCAGTTTATTTGCAGCAGTTTTAGTTTCACTGATTGTTCCCTTCTCGGCATCAGCCGGCATGACGGATTCTTTCAGCAATGTTGTTGAAAAGGTGAATCCGGCAGTGGTGTTCATTGAAGTTACTCAGGAACGGGAAGTAGTAAGCTCGCCGTTCAAAGAATTTGACTGGATACCTTGGGACAGAGGACAGAGAGAAGCCCCCGAAAAAGAAAAACAGATCATCAAAGGAAGCGGCAGCGGAGCGATAATAGACGCTGAAAAAGGGTATGTACTTACTGCTGCACATGTAATTAAGGATGTAGATGCTGCAGTTGTTCACCTTCCGGACGGCAGAGAATTTGAGGCAATAGATTTCATATACGACACACAAACGGACGTTGGAGTAGTTCAGATAGACACAGAAGGCGAAAAGCTGCCCGAAATCTCCTTCGGTGATTCGGATGAGGTGAAAGTTGGCGACTGGGTACTCGCTATGGGCTCTCCGCTGGGCGAGGCACTGGCTAATTCAGTATCGGCTGGTATAGTAAGCGGTAAAGGCAGAAAAAGCGGCATCCTCGGCAAACTTGGGATTGAAAATTTCATACAAACCGATGCAGTAATCAACAAAGGAAACAGCGGAGGTCCGCTTGTTAATACCGACGGAGAGATTATCGGCATCAACTCCAACATCATATCAAGAACCGGCTTTAATGCAGGCCTTGGTTTTGCAGTTCCCAGCAATATAGCTTCAGATGTGGTTGAAAAACTCATTACTGAGGGCGTGATAGTTCGCGGCTGGCTCGGGGTAACAGTATCACCGCTGGATGCAATAGAAGATGAAGATATGCTTGAGGAAATCCCTGAACGCATTATGGACAGAGGCGGTGCATACATTGTTGACGTCTTAGATGACGGCCCTGCAGATGAAGCGGATATGGAAGCAGGCGATATAGTTCTCTCAATTAACGGCGAGGGTGTTAAAGACGCCAGCGAGCTTATTAAAATTATCAGTTCAATGGAACCGGAAACTGAAGTGGAAATCCAGATTTTCAGGGACGGCGAAAAAGAAGAGCTGGAAGTTACTCTTGGAATTCGCCCGGGCACAGGCCGCCAAGGCGGTAAAGGCGTAGTAACGGGTAAAGACCGAGAGACTGAGTCTTTCAAGAAAATCGGAATCGCTATTGAAAGATACAATGAACAAGGCGAGGCAGACTTCTCCGAAGGAGCTGTGGTTAGATATGTACGCCCAGATTCAATTGCTGAACAGTTCGGAATCGAAGTGGGCGATCGAATCATGGAAGTTAACGGTGAAGGCTTTGAAGAGGCAGAAGATTTCCAGGAACTTATTGAAGACGCTGACCTTGAGGACGGAATACTGCTGAATGTGGTAACCAAGAACGACAAGGAAAGAAAAGTTTACCTCAAGGAATTCTAA
- a CDS encoding HD domain-containing protein gives MHLIWKNQILMEIGSLTDIKKWAENYIKSFYCDDDFINEKTRLKHIHTYKVAEIIRWLAGELGMNNQQILLAEAIGLLHDIGRFRQIQVYRTFQDRDSESHSLLGVKVINELEVLEGIDEQKKQIILQSIEHHSDMDVNLPLGLPALTDLYLKMIRDADKLDICRVIKETHQKLLSSNYDSNFLVTLGIRRSEITDEYTEDVLQDVIQRRQADYNKVQTLTDRKLLQLCWVYDLNFRQTLKRFVDDGYIQFFFDILPQNSGIMQAKKSVSSYIENKIPGLSSQLSLNSGETGSIINAE, from the coding sequence GTGCACTTAATTTGGAAGAACCAGATACTTATGGAAATAGGCAGCCTCACAGACATAAAAAAATGGGCAGAAAACTATATCAAAAGCTTTTACTGTGATGACGATTTCATAAATGAGAAAACAAGACTCAAACATATCCATACTTATAAAGTTGCCGAGATAATACGCTGGCTAGCAGGCGAGCTGGGCATGAATAATCAGCAGATACTTCTCGCTGAGGCCATAGGCTTGCTGCACGATATAGGCAGATTTCGCCAGATTCAGGTTTACCGTACATTTCAGGACAGAGACAGCGAAAGCCATTCTCTTCTCGGCGTGAAAGTTATAAATGAGCTTGAAGTTTTAGAGGGGATAGATGAGCAGAAAAAGCAAATTATTTTACAGTCGATAGAGCACCACAGCGATATGGATGTAAATCTGCCCCTCGGCCTTCCTGCTTTAACGGACCTTTACTTGAAAATGATACGAGATGCAGACAAACTCGATATATGCAGGGTAATAAAAGAGACGCACCAGAAACTCTTGAGTTCTAATTACGACAGCAATTTTCTGGTTACGCTGGGGATAAGAAGAAGCGAGATTACCGACGAATACACAGAAGATGTTTTACAAGATGTAATCCAGCGAAGACAGGCAGACTACAACAAGGTTCAAACACTTACAGACCGCAAACTCCTTCAGCTCTGCTGGGTTTATGATCTAAACTTCAGGCAAACATTAAAGCGGTTTGTAGATGACGGCTATATTCAGTTCTTTTTTGACATCCTCCCCCAAAACTCGGGGATAATGCAGGCCAAGAAATCTGTTTCTTCGTATATTGAAAACAAGATACCTGGGCTGAGCTCACAACTCTCTCTTAACAGCGGGGAAACAGGCTCTATTATTAATGCAGAGTGA
- a CDS encoding glycoside hydrolase family 97 protein, whose product MRFSRFMLFVTILLFAVHSLNAQTLKVKSPDESVAVSVNVGKEIHWSVSKSGKKVLSPSKIMLNSSRGAFGSKPDLVSQNKRTVSRILKPAVAEKRSEVKDNFQELVLNFKGQWSLEFRIYNDGAAYRFKTDLPGEQIIKSETAQFNFPEDHKLYFPEENSMITHQEREYLHTSLSKIDSMRFCSIPALIAPTNAPKVILTESDLRDYPGFYLQGNGATSLEAVFPNYVLESHIRAAGKGDRVPVVDKRADYIAETKGSRAFPWRVVGIAQADEDLIDSQLVWKLASPCELEDTSWIKPGKVAWDWYNANNIFGVDFKAGVNTKTYKYFIDFASEYGIDYIILDEGWYVLKDLTAPAEDMNLPELFSYAEKKDVGIILWMTWHTLNEQFEQVMPMFEKWGAEGLKVDFMQRDDQWMVNFYEKVAKEAAKRHLLVDFHGSYKPSGLRRAYPNVITREGVRGGEQNKWSEYANPEHNITLPFTRMYAGPLDYTPGAMVNAQKDNFAERFERPMSLGTRCHQLAMYVIFESPLQMLCDSPSLYYQEPECMKFLSAVPTVWDETDVLDAEIAEYAVVARKSGEEWYLGAMTDWSKRELQADLSFLNEGSYTAHIWKDGANADRYASDYAYIKKKVTSSDNLKIDLASGGGFAARFIPE is encoded by the coding sequence ATGCGGTTTTCGAGATTTATGCTTTTTGTTACCATCTTGTTGTTTGCGGTTCATTCACTTAATGCGCAAACCTTAAAGGTTAAATCACCTGATGAATCTGTAGCGGTTTCTGTAAATGTTGGGAAAGAAATTCACTGGTCCGTTTCAAAAAGCGGAAAAAAGGTTCTCTCGCCATCAAAAATTATGCTCAATTCAAGCAGGGGGGCGTTTGGCTCTAAACCTGATTTGGTCTCGCAAAATAAACGTACCGTGAGCAGGATACTCAAGCCTGCAGTAGCTGAGAAACGAAGTGAAGTAAAGGATAATTTTCAGGAGCTGGTGCTTAATTTTAAGGGGCAGTGGTCTTTGGAGTTTCGGATCTATAACGACGGCGCTGCCTACAGATTCAAAACTGATTTGCCCGGAGAGCAGATAATAAAATCTGAAACCGCCCAGTTCAATTTTCCTGAAGACCACAAGCTCTATTTCCCGGAAGAAAACAGTATGATTACCCATCAGGAGAGAGAATATCTTCATACTTCCCTTTCAAAAATAGATTCAATGAGGTTCTGTTCGATTCCTGCCCTTATCGCGCCTACGAACGCCCCTAAGGTTATTCTCACAGAATCTGACCTTCGTGATTATCCGGGTTTCTATCTGCAGGGTAATGGAGCAACATCGCTGGAGGCGGTTTTCCCGAACTATGTATTAGAGTCTCATATTAGGGCTGCTGGCAAGGGCGACAGAGTTCCGGTTGTAGATAAACGCGCAGATTACATTGCAGAAACCAAGGGGAGCAGGGCTTTCCCGTGGCGAGTGGTTGGGATTGCTCAAGCCGATGAGGACCTCATAGACAGCCAGCTTGTCTGGAAGCTTGCAAGCCCCTGCGAGCTGGAAGATACCTCATGGATAAAGCCCGGGAAAGTAGCTTGGGACTGGTACAATGCCAATAATATTTTCGGCGTTGATTTCAAGGCCGGAGTGAATACCAAGACATACAAGTATTTTATTGATTTCGCTTCTGAATACGGCATTGATTACATAATACTAGATGAAGGCTGGTATGTGCTGAAAGACCTTACAGCTCCAGCTGAAGATATGAACCTGCCTGAGCTTTTCAGCTATGCTGAGAAAAAGGATGTTGGGATTATCCTCTGGATGACCTGGCACACACTAAATGAGCAGTTTGAACAGGTGATGCCCATGTTTGAGAAATGGGGCGCTGAGGGGCTCAAGGTTGATTTTATGCAGAGAGACGATCAGTGGATGGTGAATTTTTATGAGAAGGTGGCCAAAGAGGCTGCAAAGCGGCATTTGCTTGTGGATTTTCACGGTTCATACAAACCTTCCGGGCTCAGAAGGGCATACCCGAATGTTATAACTCGCGAAGGCGTGCGAGGCGGGGAGCAGAACAAATGGAGCGAGTATGCAAACCCTGAACATAACATCACTCTTCCCTTTACGAGGATGTATGCAGGGCCATTGGATTATACGCCCGGTGCGATGGTTAATGCCCAGAAGGACAACTTCGCTGAGAGATTTGAACGCCCGATGAGCCTCGGAACACGCTGCCATCAGCTTGCGATGTATGTGATTTTCGAAAGTCCCCTGCAGATGCTATGCGACAGCCCGTCGCTTTATTACCAAGAGCCTGAATGTATGAAATTTCTCTCGGCCGTGCCCACTGTATGGGATGAAACTGACGTACTTGATGCGGAGATAGCTGAGTATGCGGTTGTTGCGAGGAAATCCGGCGAAGAGTGGTATCTCGGGGCTATGACAGACTGGAGCAAAAGAGAGCTCCAAGCAGATCTTTCATTCCTCAATGAAGGCAGCTATACTGCGCATATTTGGAAAGACGGCGCAAATGCGGATAGATACGCAAGCGATTATGCATATATTAAGAAGAAAGTAACCAGCAGCGATAATCTGAAAATTGATCTTGCCTCCGGCGGCGGATTTGCTGCGAGGTTTATACCTGAATAG
- a CDS encoding uroporphyrinogen decarboxylase family protein, giving the protein MKEIQWKKLLETINGTKCETIPPGFIIDSPWLPGWFGISTIDYFSNDELWFEANKRAVETFPDVMFLPGFWSEYGMCTEPSAFGAKCSFKKNDLPHAEKIISSVGDIDSLTLPKTETDGLASFVLNRIRLNRKKIESLGHSIRFACARGPLNIASFLMGTTEFLIALRTDPDKAHKLLGIITEYTENWLRLQKQEFDTIDGILILDDIVGFCGEPDFQEFASRYLKRLFSSFDCSVRFFHNDADAKGCSPHLAEVGVNMFNFSFLHSIQELRQWTGGEITLFGNIPPRDVLASGTPEQVAESVKSNFSGLENTSRIIASAGGGMPDGVSTENIRSFTDALGDISSLPS; this is encoded by the coding sequence TTGAAAGAGATACAATGGAAAAAGCTTCTTGAGACTATAAACGGAACTAAATGCGAAACCATACCCCCCGGATTTATTATAGACAGCCCGTGGCTTCCCGGGTGGTTCGGAATATCTACAATTGATTATTTCTCAAATGATGAGCTATGGTTTGAGGCTAACAAAAGGGCAGTGGAAACCTTCCCTGATGTAATGTTTCTCCCAGGATTCTGGTCTGAATACGGGATGTGTACCGAGCCTTCGGCCTTCGGGGCTAAATGCAGCTTCAAGAAGAATGATCTGCCCCATGCCGAGAAAATCATCAGCTCTGTTGGCGATATAGACAGCCTCACTCTTCCGAAAACCGAAACAGACGGATTGGCGTCTTTTGTTTTGAATCGCATTCGGTTGAACAGAAAGAAAATTGAGAGCCTTGGCCATTCAATTAGATTCGCCTGCGCAAGAGGGCCTCTCAATATAGCCTCTTTTCTGATGGGTACAACAGAATTCCTTATTGCTCTTAGAACGGATCCAGATAAGGCGCATAAGCTGCTTGGAATAATCACAGAATACACAGAAAACTGGCTGCGGCTGCAAAAGCAGGAGTTCGATACCATAGACGGCATCCTCATACTTGATGATATAGTGGGATTCTGCGGGGAGCCGGATTTTCAGGAGTTCGCTTCCAGATACCTGAAGAGGCTTTTCTCTTCGTTTGACTGTTCAGTGCGATTCTTCCATAACGACGCTGATGCGAAAGGGTGCAGCCCGCACTTGGCGGAAGTTGGTGTGAATATGTTTAATTTCAGCTTCCTGCATTCAATACAAGAGCTGAGGCAATGGACAGGAGGAGAAATTACATTATTTGGAAATATACCTCCAAGAGATGTCTTGGCATCGGGAACTCCTGAGCAGGTTGCAGAAAGCGTAAAATCAAACTTTTCAGGCTTGGAGAATACTTCACGAATTATTGCTTCAGCAGGCGGCGGTATGCCGGACGGGGTTTCAACCGAAAATATACGCTCATTTACTGACGCACTTGGTGATATTAGCTCCTTGCCGTCATAA